The following are from one region of the Rhizobacter sp. AJA081-3 genome:
- the fliD gene encoding flagellar filament capping protein FliD has translation MATISSPGIGSGLDVSSIITQLMAIERQPLKQLETAETKIQSQISEVGKIKSALSKFRDVAAKLASTDFWRTTTGKSNSTAVGVTTSSTASPASFAVEVTSLAKAQTIAAPAVATSSTTLGTGTLTIQRTGGGDPFDVAIEATDTLAGIRDKINAAGAGVTASILTDASGARLVMRANATGTDNAFNTTVSGTGLDGLTFNAATQTGGATPAQPAANLVATVNNLPVSSASNTLTDVFDGVTLTMTAETAGPVTIDVAADTETLKKTLTEFATAYTELSKLIVTDTKYDATAKKAGALQGDSAIVGLQNRLRSMLGASSGASTAYARLSDVGFEMQQDGSLTVNSTKLDKAIANLSELKALFSNSSLTDANLDGFGKRFRVVASDILGIDGALTSRTTGLSDKLKRNQTSQDRMEERLAQTQKRLEKQYSMLDAKLGTLNGLSTYVTNQVAQWNKA, from the coding sequence TCACCGGGCATCGGCAGCGGGCTGGACGTCAGCTCGATCATCACGCAGCTGATGGCCATCGAGCGGCAGCCACTCAAGCAGCTCGAGACCGCCGAGACGAAGATCCAGTCGCAGATCTCCGAGGTCGGCAAGATCAAGAGCGCGCTGTCCAAGTTCCGCGACGTGGCAGCCAAGCTCGCCTCCACCGACTTCTGGCGCACCACCACCGGCAAGTCGAACAGCACGGCGGTGGGCGTGACCACCAGCAGCACCGCAAGCCCGGCGAGCTTCGCGGTCGAGGTGACGTCGCTGGCCAAGGCGCAGACCATCGCCGCGCCGGCCGTGGCCACGAGCAGCACGACGCTGGGCACGGGCACGCTGACGATCCAGCGCACCGGCGGCGGCGACCCGTTCGACGTCGCGATCGAGGCCACCGACACGCTGGCGGGCATCCGCGACAAGATCAACGCGGCCGGTGCCGGCGTCACGGCCAGCATCCTCACCGATGCCAGCGGCGCGCGGCTGGTGATGCGCGCCAACGCCACCGGCACCGACAACGCCTTCAACACCACGGTCAGCGGTACCGGCCTGGACGGCCTCACCTTCAACGCGGCCACGCAGACGGGCGGCGCCACGCCCGCGCAGCCGGCCGCCAACCTCGTGGCCACGGTGAACAACCTGCCGGTGAGTTCGGCCAGCAACACGCTGACCGACGTGTTCGACGGCGTGACGCTGACGATGACGGCCGAGACGGCCGGCCCGGTGACGATCGACGTCGCCGCCGACACCGAGACACTGAAGAAGACGCTCACCGAGTTCGCCACTGCCTACACCGAACTCTCCAAACTGATCGTCACCGACACCAAGTACGACGCGACCGCCAAGAAGGCCGGGGCACTGCAGGGTGACAGTGCCATCGTCGGCCTGCAGAACCGCCTGCGCTCGATGCTCGGCGCGAGCAGCGGCGCCTCGACGGCCTATGCGCGGCTGTCCGATGTCGGCTTCGAGATGCAGCAGGACGGCAGCCTGACGGTCAACAGCACCAAGCTCGACAAGGCGATCGCCAACCTGTCCGAGCTGAAGGCACTGTTCTCCAACTCCAGCCTCACCGACGCGAACCTCGACGGCTTCGGCAAGCGCTTTCGCGTGGTGGCCAGCGACATCCTGGGCATCGACGGTGCGCTGACCTCGCGCACCACTGGCCTGAGCGACAAGCTCAAGCGCAACCAGACCTCGCAGGACCGCATGGAAGAGCGCCTGGCGCAGACGCAGAAGCGGCTGGAGAAGCAGTACAGCATGCTCGATGCGAAGCTGGGCACGCTCAACGGCCTGAGCACCTACGTGACCAATCAGGTCGCGCAGTGGAACAAGGCCTGA
- the fliS gene encoding flagellar export chaperone FliS, whose amino-acid sequence MFAATFSKPRAMHSLASAYQQVGLETATSNATPHKLIEMLFDGFQDAIARARGAMLARQIEAKGRAISHAARIVEEGLKAGLNLADGGKLAADLDALYAYVGMRLTHANLHNDAQALDECASLIEPVRSAWAEIGPRVSKAAQ is encoded by the coding sequence ATGTTCGCAGCCACCTTCTCCAAGCCGCGCGCCATGCATTCGCTGGCCAGCGCGTACCAGCAGGTCGGGCTCGAGACCGCCACCTCGAACGCGACGCCGCACAAGCTGATCGAGATGTTGTTCGACGGCTTCCAGGACGCGATCGCGCGGGCCCGCGGCGCGATGCTCGCCCGGCAGATAGAGGCCAAGGGCCGTGCGATCAGCCATGCCGCGCGCATCGTCGAGGAAGGCCTGAAGGCGGGCCTCAACCTGGCCGACGGCGGCAAGCTGGCCGCCGACCTGGACGCGCTGTATGCCTATGTGGGCATGCGGCTGACCCACGCGAACCTGCACAACGATGCCCAGGCCCTGGACGAATGCGCCAGCCTCATCGAGCCGGTGCGCAGCGCCTGGGCCGAGATCGGCCCGCGCGTCTCCAAAGCGGCGCAGTGA
- a CDS encoding flagellar protein FliT, giving the protein MPSQLLNYYEAIEQASQDMLEAARSGNWDQVVKLEGACALLISQLKHAASAQPLPTEEAQLKSRIMQRILVNDAEVRQLAEPWLEQLDELLAGRTKTLH; this is encoded by the coding sequence ATGCCGTCGCAACTGCTCAACTACTACGAAGCCATCGAACAAGCCAGCCAGGACATGCTGGAAGCCGCACGCAGCGGCAACTGGGACCAGGTGGTCAAGCTCGAAGGCGCCTGTGCGCTGCTCATCTCGCAGCTCAAGCATGCGGCTTCGGCGCAACCGCTGCCCACCGAAGAGGCGCAGCTGAAGTCGCGCATCATGCAGCGCATCCTCGTCAATGACGCCGAGGTGCGCCAGCTCGCCGAGCCCTGGCTCGAGCAGCTCGACGAGCTGCTCGCCGGCCGCACCAAGACCCTGCACTGA